The following coding sequences lie in one Ostrinia nubilalis chromosome 2, ilOstNubi1.1, whole genome shotgun sequence genomic window:
- the LOC135082423 gene encoding microsomal glutathione S-transferase 1-like — MASISLDNPAVQSYLFYSGVLSLKMLGMSSLTARQRFAKKVFANEEDASSAKGVVKFDDPDVERVRRAHLNDLENIPVFFAVGALYLTTAPDNDLAVNLFRAYAAGRILHTVVYAIKPLPQPARAIAFSVPCFITILMGVKVVMHYAKAF, encoded by the coding sequence ATGGCGAGCATTTCTCTGGACAATCCTGCTGTGCAGTCCTATCTCTTCTACTCGGGCGTGTTGAGCCTGAAAATGCTTGGGATGTCGTCGCTCACTGCAAGGCAAAGGTTTGCAAAAAAAGTGTTCGCGAACGAGGAGGACGCCTCATCTGCGAAAGGTGTTGTAAAATTCGACGACCCGGACGTCGAGAGAGTGAGGCGCGCACATTTGAACGATTTGGAGAATATTCCTGTGTTCTTCGCTGTGGGAGCGTTGTATCTGACTACGGCGCCTGACAACGATCTGGCCGTGAACCTGTTTCGGGCGTACGCCGCCGGGAGGATCTTGCACACCGTGGTGTACGCCATAAAACCTTTGCCTCAGCCGGCGAGGGCGATCGCCTTCAGTGTGCCCTGCTTCATCACAATCCTCATGGGCGTTAAAGTGGTCATGCACTACGCTAAAGCGTTTTAG